One window from the genome of Candidatus Didemnitutus sp. encodes:
- the malQ gene encoding 4-alpha-glucanotransferase, protein MEAPPNSWLNIRAAGVLAHVSSLPGDFGIGNLGAGARGFIDFLADAGVRYWQICPIGPTGFGDSPYQLFSGRAGNPYFIDLGELKEEGLLTDTELVPLRALPSSQVFYGALYERFWVALAKASDRFLASGKDEIDAMGSFKEFRAANAGWLEPFADFMALKSHFQGRAWTTWPSELRRWTPQLRALFPDTVKKEVERHAFYQYVFFGQWDRLRRYAARRGVGIIGDVPIFVALDSADTWAHREVFQLDADGQPTVVAGVPPDYFSELGQLWGNPLYDWEYLRGTGYVWWIDRLRAAFELYDIIRLDHFRGFDTYWEIPADAPDARTGQWRTGPGAAFFAAIRVALPDAKIIAEDLGYIGPGVVALRRGAGLPGMKIVQFAYGHDANNANLPHYYPPDSVAYTGTHDNVTTRGWLESLAEPYAGKIAEYFQLNGSAKSAWPIIRHTLSTVSRLAVIPMQDLLDLGAEATFNRPGTMDGNWVWRFTADDLAKLRTEKVATLKNWIQLYDRTGDRPVRDYSEPPAH, encoded by the coding sequence ATGGAAGCGCCTCCGAATTCCTGGCTCAACATCCGCGCCGCCGGCGTGCTCGCGCACGTTTCGTCGCTCCCGGGCGACTTCGGCATCGGCAACCTCGGCGCCGGTGCCCGCGGCTTCATTGATTTCCTCGCCGACGCCGGCGTGCGTTACTGGCAGATCTGCCCCATCGGGCCGACCGGCTTCGGCGACTCGCCCTACCAGCTCTTCTCCGGCCGCGCCGGCAATCCCTACTTCATCGACCTCGGCGAACTGAAGGAGGAAGGCCTCCTCACCGACACCGAACTCGTCCCGCTGCGCGCGCTCCCGTCGAGCCAGGTGTTCTACGGCGCGCTCTACGAACGCTTCTGGGTCGCGCTCGCCAAAGCCAGTGATCGCTTCCTCGCCAGCGGCAAGGACGAGATCGACGCGATGGGCTCGTTCAAGGAATTCCGCGCCGCCAACGCCGGCTGGCTCGAACCGTTCGCGGACTTCATGGCGCTGAAGTCGCACTTCCAGGGCCGCGCGTGGACCACGTGGCCGAGCGAGCTCCGCCGCTGGACGCCGCAGCTGCGCGCGCTCTTCCCCGACACCGTGAAGAAGGAAGTCGAGCGCCACGCGTTCTACCAATACGTCTTCTTCGGCCAGTGGGACCGCCTCCGCCGCTACGCCGCCCGCCGCGGCGTCGGCATCATCGGCGACGTGCCGATCTTCGTCGCCCTCGACAGCGCAGACACCTGGGCGCACCGCGAGGTGTTCCAACTCGACGCCGACGGCCAGCCGACGGTCGTCGCCGGCGTGCCGCCGGACTATTTCTCCGAACTCGGCCAACTCTGGGGCAACCCGCTCTACGATTGGGAATACCTGCGCGGCACCGGCTACGTCTGGTGGATCGACCGCCTGCGCGCCGCGTTCGAGCTCTACGACATCATCCGCCTCGATCACTTCCGCGGCTTCGATACTTACTGGGAAATCCCCGCCGACGCGCCCGACGCGCGCACCGGCCAGTGGCGCACCGGCCCAGGCGCGGCGTTCTTCGCCGCGATCCGCGTGGCGCTCCCCGACGCGAAGATCATCGCCGAGGACCTCGGCTACATCGGTCCCGGCGTCGTCGCGCTCCGTCGCGGCGCGGGCCTGCCCGGCATGAAGATCGTGCAGTTCGCCTACGGCCACGACGCCAACAACGCCAACCTCCCGCACTACTACCCGCCCGACAGCGTCGCTTACACCGGCACGCACGACAACGTCACCACGCGCGGCTGGCTCGAGTCCCTCGCCGAGCCCTACGCGGGCAAGATAGCCGAGTATTTCCAGCTGAACGGCAGCGCTAAGTCCGCCTGGCCGATCATCCGCCACACACTCTCGACCGTCTCGCGCCTCGCGGTGATCCCGATGCAGGACCTGCTCGATCTCGGCGCCGAGGCGACCTTCAACCGCCCCGGCACGATGGACGGCAACTGGGTCTGGCGCTTCACCGCCGACGATCTCGCAAAGTTGCGCACGGAGAAAGTCGCGACGTTGAAGAACTGGATCCAACTCTACGACCGCACCGGCGACCGGCCCGTGCGCGACTACAGCGAACCGCCCGCGCATTGA
- a CDS encoding glycoside hydrolase family 31 protein, protein MRLLVCALASSLLLSHTVILAADSTALQPIAAVASTTRTAQGVTLTAADGSTVAVSVLAPDLVRVRTLFAGQKPALDHSWAVAKTDWPAVPFQFSEDSASVTLATAELKVVIQRDPLLIEFRDAATGRVLNADARPMARDPKTGAVGTAKKLGYEEHFYGLGEKAARLDRRRGKFVMWTSDTPGYVEGTDPIYQSIPFYVGLEAGVAYGLFYDNAWRSTFEFGHLTQESANYTADGGELNYYFFAGPSLKKIVSRYTELTGRMPLPPLWSLGHQQSRYSYYPDKLVEHIADQYRAHDLPLDVLYLDIHYMDGYRVFTWDKSRFPDPAAMTRRLAEQGIRVVTIIDPGVKYQPEGGYAPYDEGLKNDFFLKQTDGSVYIGEVWPGKAVFVDYTKEAARRWWGEQHRALTDVGIAGIWTDMNEPADFLDPSGKRHENIRFDDLGQHTPYNGMRNTFALNMTRATYEGLQRLKPNERPFVITRAGYAGIQRYAVKWTGDNNATFASLSLNVPMFASLGLSGEPFIGADIPGFIGRGDGELLARSYQIAAFSPFFRNHTAIDGYDKEPWRFGRYYEDIARKFIKLRYALLPFIYTTMEEASRTGVPLFRPLVLNFQADENTATIDDQFMVGDALLAAPVTRAAQREREIYFPAGIWFDYWTGKQVVSENVGASLLATGSEKSRASSLPQGETRVVAVPLDHLPLYVHGGSIVPSTVAMSHTGEKPWNPLRFDVYPDAQGGATGSLYEDDGLSPAYQKGALRRTTLMFANRKLTLSAEGAFQPAAREFEVVVHGVTAGAVFVDGQALSADAWSRGTNDSVSLRLPDTGKTRVVEFR, encoded by the coding sequence GTGCGTCTTCTCGTGTGCGCCCTCGCTAGCTCGCTCCTCCTCAGCCACACCGTCATCCTGGCGGCCGACTCCACCGCGCTGCAGCCCATCGCGGCTGTCGCCTCGACTACGCGCACCGCCCAAGGCGTCACGCTCACCGCCGCCGATGGCTCCACCGTCGCCGTGAGCGTCCTCGCGCCGGACCTCGTCCGCGTCCGCACCCTTTTCGCCGGACAAAAACCCGCACTCGACCACTCCTGGGCCGTCGCCAAGACCGACTGGCCCGCCGTCCCGTTTCAATTTTCCGAAGACAGCGCGAGCGTCACGCTCGCGACCGCCGAGCTGAAGGTCGTCATCCAACGCGACCCGCTCCTCATCGAATTCCGCGACGCCGCCACCGGCCGCGTCCTCAACGCCGACGCTCGCCCGATGGCGCGCGACCCGAAGACCGGCGCCGTCGGCACCGCCAAGAAACTCGGCTACGAGGAACACTTCTACGGCCTCGGCGAAAAAGCCGCCCGCCTCGACCGCCGCCGCGGCAAGTTCGTCATGTGGACCTCCGACACCCCGGGCTACGTCGAAGGCACCGACCCGATCTACCAAAGCATCCCGTTCTACGTCGGCCTCGAAGCCGGCGTCGCCTACGGCCTCTTCTACGACAACGCCTGGCGCTCCACCTTCGAGTTCGGCCACCTCACGCAGGAATCCGCCAACTACACCGCCGACGGCGGCGAGCTGAACTACTATTTCTTCGCCGGCCCCTCGCTGAAGAAAATCGTCAGCCGCTACACCGAGCTCACCGGCCGCATGCCGCTGCCGCCGCTCTGGTCGCTTGGCCACCAGCAAAGCCGTTACAGCTACTATCCGGACAAACTCGTTGAGCACATCGCCGACCAATACCGCGCGCACGACCTGCCGCTCGACGTGCTCTACTTGGACATCCATTACATGGACGGCTACCGCGTCTTCACGTGGGACAAGTCGCGCTTCCCCGACCCCGCCGCCATGACGCGCCGCCTCGCCGAGCAAGGCATCCGCGTCGTCACCATCATCGACCCCGGCGTGAAGTATCAGCCCGAGGGCGGCTACGCGCCCTACGATGAAGGCCTGAAAAACGACTTCTTCCTCAAGCAAACCGACGGCTCCGTCTACATCGGCGAAGTCTGGCCCGGCAAAGCCGTCTTCGTCGACTACACCAAGGAAGCCGCGCGCCGCTGGTGGGGCGAGCAACACCGCGCGCTCACCGACGTCGGCATCGCCGGCATCTGGACCGACATGAACGAGCCGGCCGACTTCCTCGATCCCTCCGGCAAGCGCCACGAAAACATCCGCTTCGACGACCTCGGCCAGCATACGCCCTACAACGGCATGAGAAACACCTTCGCGCTGAACATGACTCGCGCGACCTACGAAGGCCTCCAACGCCTCAAGCCCAACGAGCGCCCCTTCGTCATCACGCGCGCCGGCTACGCCGGCATCCAGCGCTACGCCGTGAAGTGGACCGGCGACAACAACGCCACCTTCGCCTCGCTCTCGCTCAACGTCCCGATGTTCGCCTCGCTCGGCCTCAGCGGCGAGCCCTTCATCGGCGCCGACATCCCCGGCTTCATCGGCCGCGGCGACGGCGAACTCCTCGCGCGTTCCTACCAAATCGCCGCCTTCTCGCCCTTCTTCCGCAACCACACCGCGATCGACGGCTACGACAAGGAGCCGTGGCGCTTCGGCCGCTACTACGAGGACATCGCCCGGAAGTTCATCAAGCTCCGCTACGCCCTCCTGCCCTTCATCTACACCACGATGGAGGAAGCCTCCCGCACCGGCGTGCCGCTCTTCCGTCCGCTCGTGCTGAATTTCCAAGCCGACGAAAACACCGCGACCATCGACGACCAGTTCATGGTCGGCGACGCCCTCCTCGCCGCGCCCGTCACGCGCGCGGCGCAACGCGAGCGCGAGATCTATTTCCCCGCCGGCATCTGGTTCGATTACTGGACCGGCAAACAGGTGGTCTCCGAAAATGTGGGAGCGAGCTTGCTTGCGACCGGTTCGGAGAAGTCGCGAGCTAGCTCGCTCCCACAGGGCGAGACCCGCGTCGTCGCCGTGCCGCTCGATCATCTCCCGCTCTACGTGCACGGCGGCTCGATCGTCCCGTCCACGGTCGCCATGAGCCACACCGGCGAAAAGCCGTGGAACCCGCTCCGCTTCGACGTCTATCCCGACGCCCAAGGCGGCGCCACCGGCTCGCTCTACGAGGACGACGGTCTTTCCCCCGCCTACCAAAAAGGCGCGCTGCGCCGCACCACGCTCATGTTTGCCAACCGCAAGCTCACGCTCAGCGCCGAAGGCGCGTTCCAGCCCGCCGCACGCGAGTTCGAAGTGGTCGTCCACGGCGTCACGGCCGGCGCCGTGTTCGTCGACGGTCAGGCCCTGTCCGCCGACGCGTGGTCGCGCGGCACGAACGACTCCGTCTCCCTCCGCCTCCCCGACACCGGCAAAACCCGGGTCGTAGAATTCCGCTGA